GTGGTGCCCGCGCGCACGTAGTCGTGGGTGACCCGCTGCGGGACGCCGGGCATCATCGGCAGCACCGGCTGGGACCGGTCCAGGGCCTGGATCTGCGACTTCTCGTCGACACAGAACACCAAGGCCCGCTCGGGCGGGTCCAGATAGAGGCCGACCACGTCGTGGACCTTGTCGACGAAGTACGGGTCGGTCGACAGCCTGAACGTCTCGGTGCGGTGCGGCTGCAGGCCGAAGGCCCGCCAGATCCGCGACACGGTCGACTGCGACAGACCCATCTCCGTGGCCATCGCCCGCGTCGACCAGTGCGTGGCGTTCTTCGGTGCGGTCTCCAGCGTCCGCTTCACCACCGCGGCGACCTGCTCGTCGGTGACCGTTCGGGGCCCGCCAGACCGCGGCATGTCACCCAGCCCGGCGACCCGGTGCTCGACGAACCGCTTCCGCCAGCGGCCCACCGCATGCGGTGTCGAACCGAGCTGTGCGGCCACGTCCTTGTTGGACGCGCCAGTCGCGCAGGCCAAGATGATCCGGCACCGCAGAGCCCACGCCTGCGGGGTGGAACGGCGCCGTACCCACCCCTCCAGCGCAGCCCGTTCCTCATCCGACAGGATCAACTCGGCCTTCGGCCGCTCAGTACGCGCCACCAGGCAACCCTACAAATCTGAACAGAACTCCTGACTCAGAAGACTAGGGCCTTATCGAAAGTGGCTGGTTGTGACTCTGTGGCCTGTGTTTCGATGCCCGAGTGAACATCGAGAGCTCCGGGTTGCCGGATGAGAGGCCGAGCCGCTGGGTTCGGCAGAGGGCTGATGGCGATGTGGAGGAGTGCGTGCGGGTCCTCGCGGAGGTCCATGCGCGCGATGGCTATCCGGTGAACTGGCCGGATCAGCCCGGCGAGTGGCTGTCGCGAGGTCCGCTGCTGGGGTCCTGGGTTGCCGAAGTCGAAGGCGTCGTGGTGGGGCACGTCAGTTTGTCGCAAGGGGGCGAAGGCGATCTGGCCCCGACGTTGTGGAGCGAGCGGAACGGGGCGACACGGGGTATGACCGCCGTGGTCAGCAGGCTGTTCGTTGCCCCGCGAGCGAGGGGACATCGGATCGGTGCACTGTTGATCGGCCAGGCCGTGGAGGAAGCGCGGCGTCGTGGCCTGCACCCGGTGCTCGACGTCGTCGCATCCGACACCGCGGCGGCAGCCCTGTACGAGCGGCTGGGCTGGAAGCTGATGGCCACAGTCGAGCAGCAGTGGAGTCCGCACCAGACGGTGGCCGTCCGCTGTTACGCAGCGCCATCGTGACGTGGTCAGTCATAGCCACTCGTTGATGGCCACGACGGGGACGGTCGCCTCGTAGCGGACCGCGAGCTTGCCGTATCTCGTGGCCACGGCCGGTGCCTCCTGAGACGATTGATCCCGCACTCGACCGCGTGCCGAGCTTTGTAGTCCTCTGGGTCGAACTTCGGCGGGCCGGCCGCCGTGCGAACCGCGTTTCCTGCGGTTGCCGGCCTGGGCGGCCTTGCCCGGGGTGGTGCAGCGGATCCCGCGCCGCAGGTAAGCACGGCTGTTCCGGGAGGCGTACGCCTTGTCGGCCCGCACCCGATCGGGCCTGGTGAGCTCCAGCCGTGCCGCTTGAGCAGGGCGGCCACGCCTTGCACGGTGTAGCTCTTGTGGAAGCGGCGCCCGATCAGGCCGCCTGTGTCGCCCTCGGAACCATTTCGGAAGATCGAACGGGGCGAGCGAGGCGTCAGGACGGTCGAGATCCAGCCCAACTCCATCCCCGGTGAGGCCGGTGAAGCCGACCTCTACGCCCCGGAACACCCGGCGGCCCCAGGGCGTGTTTCAGGCAGCGGGTGAGTCTTGGGCGGAGAGTTCTACGGCCAGTTCCATACAGCGCAGGCGGGCTGGGGAGAAGTCGTAGGGCATCTTGCCCATGGCTTCGAACACGCTCATGGAGTCAGTCTCCCGCCCGCCGGAGCTGAGATCGGCCTCGTCCTCGTCCTCGCCCTCATCGGCAGGAGCAGGGTGCAAAGCGTCCCAGGCGTCGAAGAGGGCATCGTCGTCCTTTTCCAGACCGGACTTCTCGATGACGGCGTGCAGGGCGCTTTCGAAGGCGTGCCGTTCGGCGGCCACCTGGGCCACGCGCGGATCATCGACGGCGACGCTGTCATCGAGTGCCTCCTCGGCGTCATCGATGCGGTCGGAGTCCTCCCGCAGAGCGGGGTGGGTGGCCAGGACGACGAAGCGGGTGGCCTGGACGGTCGCGCCGAGCGGGCCGAAGATCCGCTCAGTGATCAGCAGGCTGTCCAGGTCCGCCTGACGCAGGGAGCCCTCGGGCAGGCTCTTGAGGCGTTCGGTGACGAAGGCGGAGAGCAGACCCATCCGGCTGCCTTCGGTGCGCATCCGCTGCACGGCGGTCCGCTGCCGCCGCACTTCTGCTTCCTGCTCGGCGAGGGTTTCCTCCACCCGCTCCAGGATGCCCGCGATACCGTCTCCGCTGTCCGCACCGGCGGAAGCCGTGCCGGTGGTAAAGGCGTCACGGATGTCGTCCAGGGCGACCCCGGCGTCGGTCATCTTGCGAATCCACAGCAACCGGATCATGTCTTCGTAGCCGTAGCGGCGGCGGTCATCGCCGCCCCGCTCAGGCTCGGGGAGCAGGCCGATCTCGTGGTAATGACGGATCGCCCGCGGCGTGGTGCCGGCGAAGGCCGCCGCGTCACCGATCTTGACCTGGCGAGGTGGCATGAAGGACGAATGCATGAGCAGGGATCTTTCCTCAAGGGATCGGGACGTAAGTCCACCGGACCACATGCCGCTACGGAAGGTGCAACCCCATACGCACTGCCCCACGCCAATGCCAGGAAATGCGCCCTTCCTCCGTAATGAGAGTTCGGGGTGCCGCAGGCAACTCGTCGGCAGAGATGGCGTGCTTTATGCGGCGGGCGGCAGAGTCGTCAGAAACAGCTGCATGGGAATTGACCTAACCGGTGAGGGGCGTCAACCCGGCGAGCTGGGCGATGAAGTCGTCGACCATGGCGATCTGCACGTCCTTGGAGAATCGTCCGGGGTCGAAGAGCGCTTGGACCACGAGTCCGTGGGCGAAGGCGACTGCGGCAGCGGTCAGTTGGTCGGTGTCTGTGTTCGGGGGGATCTCCCCGAGGCCACGTCCCGTCTCGAAATGAGGGCGGAAGCGGTCGCGCAGCCTCGCGTACCGATCGCCCTGTCGGGCGGCCAGCGTCTCGTCGGCGAGAGACAGGTCCCAGGAGCTGACCCAGATGCGGTTGCGGGCGGTGCCGGCCGAAGTGAGCGGCAGGATGTCGAGCAGCATGGCCCGTACGGCGGGCAGACCGTCTGCGGGTGGAGTCCGGCGCGGACGTTCCGCCGTGTCCTGTTCCAGCAGGTCCAGCGCGTGCGTGACGAGGGCCCGTTTGCTCGGGAAGTAGTGCGTCAGCATGCCGGTCGAGACGCCCATCTCCGCGGCGACGGCGCGCAGTGTCAGCCCACCGAAACCTTTGCCGGCAAGGACACGCCACACCGCTTCGGACACGTCCTTGCGGCGGGCCTCGTGATCTCCGCGTGCGGGGGGCGCCATGCCGCTACTCTACATACCAAACGATTGTTACGTACCTTCAACGTCATGTGCCCTCCGACATCTCCGGCCGGCTGGGCTTGGAAGGCGGAACGCCGATGCTCACCAACCCGCTCGACGACCACGCGCAACTCTGTCCTCTGGAACCCTGGCAGGCACCGGAGTTCCTCGCGCACATCGACCGGGCTCGCCCTCTGGTCGACCCATGGATCCCCTGGGCGTCGCTCACCACCGACCTCGCCTCGGCCACAACGACCCTCCAGCGCTACGCCGACCTCTCGTCCTCCGACAGCGGCCGGATATACGGGATCCGGCTGGACGGTGTGCTCGTCGGCGGCGTCATGTTCACCCGCTTCGAGACCGCCTCGGGAGTGTGTGAGATCGGCTGCTGGCTGGAGGAGGCCGGGCAGGGCCGAGGGCTGGTCACCCGCGCGTGCCGGGCACTGATCGACTGGGCCTTCACCGAACGCGGGATGAGCAGGGTCGAGTGGTGGGTCGCCTCAGGTAACACCCGCAGCATCGCGACCGCCCGCCGTCTGGGCATGACCCGCGACGGCGTGCTCCGACAGCGTTACCCGTACCGCGGGGTCCGGAACAACAGCGAGGTGTGGTCCGTCCTGGCGCAGGAGTGGCCCCCGGCAGCGGATGGTGGTAGGTCCGCCCCCACGTGCGACGACCAGGCGGAAGTCGACCGTTTGACAGGCCTGTTCATGGACTCCTTCACCAACACCGGCGGACGGTGCGCCGATCTCCGGATCATCCGGGAGCTGTTCGTCCCGGAAGGGCGGATCATCTCGAACATTGGGAGCGACCCCGTGATCATGAATGTGGACGCTTTCGTCGAGCCGCGTCAGAAGATGCTCACCGACGGAACGCTGACGGAGTTCTCCGAATGGGAGGTGTCCCAACGCACGGAGATCTTCGGATCGGTCGCGCACCGATTCAGCGAGTACCGCAAGTCCGGTGTCCGGGACGGTGCGCGCTTCGAGGGACGCGGCCACAAGACCACCCAGTTCCTGCGGACCCGGGAAGGCTGGAGGATGGCCTCCATGGCCTGGGACGACGAGCCGGTCCACGTCCCGGAGTGACGGGCCTCTTTCAGCTGTCCTGCAGGAG
This region of Streptomyces ambofaciens ATCC 23877 genomic DNA includes:
- a CDS encoding IS630 family transposase, with protein sequence MARTERPKAELILSDEERAALEGWVRRRSTPQAWALRCRIILACATGASNKDVAAQLGSTPHAVGRWRKRFVEHRVAGLGDMPRSGGPRTVTDEQVAAVVKRTLETAPKNATHWSTRAMATEMGLSQSTVSRIWRAFGLQPHRTETFRLSTDPYFVDKVHDVVGLYLDPPERALVFCVDEKSQIQALDRSQPVLPMMPGVPQRVTHDYVRAGTTTLFAALEVATGKVIGSLHRRHRAEEFKKFLIKLDPEIPADLDVHLVLDNYATHKTPAIKTWLLAHPRFHLHFTPTGSSWLNLVERWFAELTNKQIRRGVHRSVQALEKDIRTWIAAWNTDPKPYVWTKTADEILERLASYLNRIPDSEDY
- a CDS encoding GNAT family N-acetyltransferase — its product is MRVLAEVHARDGYPVNWPDQPGEWLSRGPLLGSWVAEVEGVVVGHVSLSQGGEGDLAPTLWSERNGATRGMTAVVSRLFVAPRARGHRIGALLIGQAVEEARRRGLHPVLDVVASDTAAAALYERLGWKLMATVEQQWSPHQTVAVRCYAAPS
- a CDS encoding MerR family transcriptional regulator, translating into MHSSFMPPRQVKIGDAAAFAGTTPRAIRHYHEIGLLPEPERGGDDRRRYGYEDMIRLLWIRKMTDAGVALDDIRDAFTTGTASAGADSGDGIAGILERVEETLAEQEAEVRRQRTAVQRMRTEGSRMGLLSAFVTERLKSLPEGSLRQADLDSLLITERIFGPLGATVQATRFVVLATHPALREDSDRIDDAEEALDDSVAVDDPRVAQVAAERHAFESALHAVIEKSGLEKDDDALFDAWDALHPAPADEGEDEDEADLSSGGRETDSMSVFEAMGKMPYDFSPARLRCMELAVELSAQDSPAA
- a CDS encoding TetR/AcrR family transcriptional regulator; translated protein: MAPPARGDHEARRKDVSEAVWRVLAGKGFGGLTLRAVAAEMGVSTGMLTHYFPSKRALVTHALDLLEQDTAERPRRTPPADGLPAVRAMLLDILPLTSAGTARNRIWVSSWDLSLADETLAARQGDRYARLRDRFRPHFETGRGLGEIPPNTDTDQLTAAAVAFAHGLVVQALFDPGRFSKDVQIAMVDDFIAQLAGLTPLTG
- a CDS encoding GNAT family N-acetyltransferase, which translates into the protein MLTNPLDDHAQLCPLEPWQAPEFLAHIDRARPLVDPWIPWASLTTDLASATTTLQRYADLSSSDSGRIYGIRLDGVLVGGVMFTRFETASGVCEIGCWLEEAGQGRGLVTRACRALIDWAFTERGMSRVEWWVASGNTRSIATARRLGMTRDGVLRQRYPYRGVRNNSEVWSVLAQEWPPAADGGRSAPTCDDQAEVDRLTGLFMDSFTNTGGRCADLRIIRELFVPEGRIISNIGSDPVIMNVDAFVEPRQKMLTDGTLTEFSEWEVSQRTEIFGSVAHRFSEYRKSGVRDGARFEGRGHKTTQFLRTREGWRMASMAWDDEPVHVPE